One Williamsia phyllosphaerae DNA segment encodes these proteins:
- a CDS encoding class I adenylate-forming enzyme family protein: MAVIDFFDKGWASVPSAIAYRTADEAWTYDAAGRMSCRIAHGLRAAGIARQTPVAVLSPNAPLAWICVLGIWRSGAAWVPLNPGSPATDNAALIDRFDVELVFFDPSLATAMAAIADACPQIQAVALAAGTDTITLDEWLGDAPETSPDLDYDMDDVVALMPTGGTTGLPKGVMNTHRSLSVMVVHQMLAMSYDEGEAIVNLVAAPMTHTAGLLTLQTTARGGTVAIIPRATPDLVLNAIAAFGVTDLFLPPTVVYRLLEVLDRCDVDTSSLKYLLYGAAPMSVEKLRIGVQRLGSVFLQLYGQVEAPAAIAFLRPSEHIVNGELAGDDRLSSCGRPYPLVSVRVVNPDTDTPAAVGVTGEICVRGDLVMKGYYKDPQRTADTIRDGWLHTGDMGHLDDHGYLHLTDRKKDLIISGGFNVYPNEVEQVIWSHPAVQDCAVVGAPDDDWGERVTAVVELNPEQTVDAHELIALCREQLGGVRTPKEVIFVDSLPRSVNGKVLKKDIRAQFWADAGRLI; this comes from the coding sequence GTGGCCGTGATCGACTTCTTCGACAAAGGGTGGGCTTCGGTACCGTCTGCCATCGCCTACCGCACAGCCGATGAGGCCTGGACCTACGACGCTGCCGGACGCATGTCGTGCCGCATCGCGCACGGCCTGCGTGCAGCCGGGATCGCTCGACAAACACCAGTGGCGGTGCTGTCCCCGAACGCACCCCTGGCCTGGATCTGTGTTTTGGGAATCTGGCGATCTGGCGCGGCGTGGGTGCCGCTGAACCCGGGAAGCCCCGCGACCGACAACGCCGCACTGATCGACCGATTCGACGTGGAACTGGTGTTCTTCGACCCGTCGTTGGCGACAGCCATGGCAGCCATCGCAGACGCGTGCCCGCAGATCCAGGCGGTCGCCCTCGCCGCCGGCACCGACACCATCACCCTCGATGAGTGGCTGGGCGACGCACCCGAGACGTCACCGGACCTCGACTACGACATGGACGACGTTGTGGCCCTGATGCCCACCGGCGGAACGACAGGACTGCCCAAAGGCGTCATGAACACCCACCGAAGTCTGTCGGTCATGGTGGTTCATCAGATGCTCGCGATGTCCTATGACGAAGGCGAGGCAATCGTCAATCTCGTCGCCGCACCCATGACCCACACCGCCGGTCTACTGACTCTGCAAACCACAGCCCGCGGCGGGACGGTCGCGATAATTCCGCGCGCCACACCCGATCTGGTACTCAACGCCATTGCCGCGTTCGGGGTGACCGACCTGTTCCTCCCCCCAACGGTCGTCTACCGCCTCCTCGAGGTGCTCGACCGGTGCGACGTAGACACCTCGTCGCTGAAATACCTTCTCTATGGTGCGGCTCCGATGTCGGTGGAAAAGCTTCGGATCGGTGTGCAGCGACTGGGGTCGGTGTTCCTTCAGCTCTACGGCCAAGTCGAAGCCCCAGCGGCCATCGCGTTTCTGCGCCCATCCGAACACATCGTGAACGGCGAGCTCGCAGGAGACGATCGGTTGTCCTCCTGTGGTCGTCCCTACCCGCTGGTTTCAGTGCGGGTGGTCAACCCAGACACCGATACGCCGGCCGCGGTCGGCGTGACCGGGGAAATCTGTGTGCGTGGCGACCTGGTCATGAAGGGCTACTACAAAGATCCCCAACGCACCGCGGACACCATTCGCGACGGGTGGCTGCACACCGGGGACATGGGTCACCTCGACGACCACGGATATCTGCACCTCACCGACCGCAAAAAGGACCTCATCATCTCCGGCGGCTTCAACGTCTACCCCAACGAGGTCGAGCAGGTGATCTGGTCGCATCCCGCAGTCCAGGACTGCGCTGTGGTCGGCGCACCCGACGACGACTGGGGAGAAAGGGTCACCGCGGTCGTCGAACTGAATCCCGAGCAGACGGTAGATGCTCACGAGCTGATCGCTCTGTGCCGGGAACAGCTCGGCGGGGTCCGCACCCCCAAAGAAGTGATCTTCGTCGACAGCCTCCCGCGCAGCGTCAACGGGAAGGTACTGAAGAAGGACATACGTGCCCAGTTCTGGGCTGACGCGGGACGACTCATCTGA
- a CDS encoding nuclear transport factor 2 family protein, translated as MSDTETRLAALERDLDDLRSREAIRDVLHRYCRGVDRLDAEVLKACYHDDAYDTHWFANGPAQPFAEWVVAEVLPHAHTTVHSLTNEIIEFAGDRAFVESHVHVLHEMAVPGQNPDKPYLHQLVECRYIDIFERREGIWKILYRHSLVDNTVEFEVPVYPVPLPEPAMGKRTKDDAVYAGFDLEKLRPEDIRMNFFAPFVERNSAEAQS; from the coding sequence ATGTCCGACACCGAAACTCGTCTCGCCGCACTCGAACGCGACCTCGACGATCTGCGCAGCCGCGAAGCCATCCGCGACGTCCTGCACCGCTACTGCCGCGGAGTCGATCGGCTCGACGCAGAGGTCCTCAAAGCCTGCTACCACGACGACGCCTACGACACCCACTGGTTCGCCAACGGCCCAGCCCAGCCGTTCGCCGAGTGGGTCGTGGCTGAGGTACTCCCCCACGCCCACACCACCGTCCACTCCCTCACCAACGAGATCATCGAGTTCGCCGGCGACCGCGCGTTCGTGGAGAGCCACGTGCACGTACTGCACGAAATGGCAGTTCCCGGACAGAACCCCGACAAGCCCTACCTGCATCAGTTGGTCGAATGCCGGTACATCGACATTTTCGAGCGACGCGAGGGGATCTGGAAGATCCTGTACCGCCACTCGCTGGTCGACAACACCGTCGAGTTCGAGGTCCCCGTCTACCCGGTACCGCTGCCCGAACCGGCGATGGGCAAACGCACCAAAGACGACGCCGTGTACGCAGGGTTCGACCTCGAGAAGTTGCGGCCCGAGGACATTCGAATGAACTTCTTCGCCCCCTTCGTCGAACGAAACTCAGCTGAGGCCCAGTCGTGA
- a CDS encoding alpha/beta hydrolase-fold protein yields the protein MQFPLWSLVQQLSLLSTAVTAGMTLVPAGIAVVVVRSAARSAQRRLVLASAMGTGGVLAAAAARRWAGHEGFDTSTAPIAVWMALAVMVALTVALALGWGRTSWAMRGVAVVGVLIGITTSMLGVNNWIGYYPTVGALVDAATGREPVPLGGIAAIRASRLRGQIPQGGRAFVLPRSAGDSFRARTEYVWLPPAWFDHGDHSFDVVVLIPGVINTPRDWIVSGGAIDSAQDWARRHSGRAPILVFADPSGALSNDTECVNGPRGRAETHLTTEMVRRLDSALADGRPRDLVVAGWSMGGTCAMTLAARHRQLFPRFISISGDPRPSVVGGPSATTRELFAGRRDALQQHSIVTLATAMPAGSVAGFLAASYRRGTPPGRSKEVQTVQMVSSALGRTRQVATTVVKPG from the coding sequence ATGCAATTCCCCCTGTGGTCGTTGGTACAGCAGCTGAGTCTGCTGAGCACCGCCGTGACCGCCGGGATGACGCTCGTGCCCGCTGGGATCGCTGTGGTGGTCGTCCGCTCCGCGGCCCGCTCAGCCCAGCGGAGGTTAGTGCTGGCCTCGGCGATGGGCACCGGCGGTGTCCTTGCTGCGGCCGCCGCTCGCAGATGGGCCGGTCACGAGGGATTCGACACGTCGACCGCACCTATCGCCGTCTGGATGGCACTCGCGGTCATGGTCGCGCTGACGGTGGCCCTGGCGCTCGGCTGGGGGCGGACGTCGTGGGCGATGCGGGGCGTCGCGGTCGTCGGCGTCTTGATAGGAATCACCACGTCGATGCTGGGTGTCAACAACTGGATTGGCTACTATCCGACCGTTGGTGCGCTCGTGGACGCCGCAACGGGTCGCGAACCCGTCCCTCTCGGCGGTATCGCCGCGATCCGAGCGAGCCGTCTTCGAGGGCAGATTCCGCAGGGCGGACGCGCGTTTGTCCTCCCCCGGTCGGCGGGCGACAGCTTCCGGGCGCGCACAGAATACGTGTGGCTGCCGCCGGCCTGGTTCGATCACGGCGACCACAGTTTCGACGTCGTGGTGTTAATCCCCGGGGTCATCAACACCCCACGCGACTGGATCGTCAGCGGCGGTGCCATTGACAGCGCCCAAGACTGGGCTCGCCGACATTCCGGGCGAGCACCAATCCTGGTGTTCGCCGACCCGTCGGGCGCGTTGTCCAACGACACCGAATGCGTCAACGGACCGCGGGGCCGGGCCGAGACGCATCTGACGACGGAGATGGTCCGACGCCTCGACAGCGCATTGGCCGACGGCCGTCCCCGCGACCTCGTCGTGGCGGGGTGGTCCATGGGCGGGACATGCGCCATGACCCTCGCAGCGCGTCACCGCCAACTTTTTCCGCGATTCATCAGCATCTCCGGAGACCCGCGGCCATCCGTCGTCGGCGGGCCCTCTGCCACCACACGCGAGTTGTTCGCCGGTCGGCGCGACGCACTTCAGCAGCACAGCATTGTCACCCTGGCTACCGCGATGCCTGCCGGCAGCGTGGCGGGCTTCCTCGCCGCGAGCTATCGGCGCGGAACGCCGCCCGGACGTTCCAAAGAGGTCCAGACCGTGCAGATGGTGTCCTCAGCCTTGGGGCGAACTCGCCAGGTGGCGACCACCGTCGTCAAACCCGGCTAA
- a CDS encoding IS481 family transposase codes for MSHRNARTTVHGRRLIVERHRAGWPQSHIAAAMGVSRKCIKTWIDRHAAEGEAGLVDRSSRPHRMPTRTSSAVEDRIVALRREQRRGPDWIGPELGVPARTVPRVLRRHAMPYLCELDPLTGAVIRASKTTATRYERDRPGELVHMDVKKLGRIPAGGGWKARGRAAGSSARNRSVPVGFDYVHSMVDDHSRLAYSEILADEKGVTCAGFLTRAIAYFADHGIDRIERLMTDNAWAYQHSLRAVCADHAITQKFIKPHCPWQNGKVERLNRTLATEWAYRHPYTSNAERTAALAPWLENYNTDRRHSALGGHPPISRLSPT; via the coding sequence GTGTCCCACCGTAATGCCCGCACCACCGTCCATGGCCGAAGGCTGATCGTCGAGCGCCACCGAGCTGGGTGGCCGCAATCGCATATCGCTGCAGCGATGGGCGTCTCACGCAAATGCATCAAGACCTGGATCGATCGCCACGCCGCCGAGGGTGAGGCCGGTCTTGTGGACAGATCCTCACGCCCGCACAGGATGCCGACGCGGACCAGTAGTGCGGTTGAGGACCGTATCGTTGCGCTACGACGTGAGCAGCGGCGTGGCCCGGACTGGATCGGACCAGAACTCGGTGTGCCCGCTCGCACCGTCCCACGGGTGCTGCGCCGGCACGCCATGCCGTATCTGTGTGAGCTCGATCCACTCACCGGGGCGGTGATCCGGGCGTCGAAAACCACCGCGACCCGCTACGAACGCGACCGGCCGGGTGAGTTGGTCCACATGGACGTCAAAAAGCTCGGCCGTATCCCCGCCGGCGGTGGCTGGAAAGCGCGAGGCCGCGCCGCGGGCTCGTCGGCTCGAAATCGTTCTGTCCCTGTTGGATTCGACTATGTGCACTCGATGGTCGATGATCACTCGAGGCTGGCGTACTCAGAAATCCTGGCCGACGAAAAAGGCGTGACCTGCGCTGGTTTCCTCACCCGCGCCATCGCGTACTTCGCCGACCACGGTATCGATCGGATCGAGCGATTGATGACCGACAACGCCTGGGCGTACCAACACTCCCTGCGAGCTGTGTGTGCCGACCACGCGATCACGCAAAAGTTCATCAAGCCTCATTGCCCCTGGCAGAACGGGAAAGTCGAACGACTCAACCGCACCCTGGCCACCGAGTGGGCCTACCGACACCCCTACACCAGCAACGCCGAGCGCACCGCAGCCCTTGCACCCTGGCTCGAGAACTACAACACTGACCGCCGTCACAGCGCACTCGGCGGACACCCACCCATCAGCCGCCTGTCACCAACCTGA
- a CDS encoding PucR family transcriptional regulator, translating into MEAGEVIGSGDGNGGHESADVLARLMADVPILITRTEHQVRELSTYDALSDAELAEAIRRNVDDAVTSLEANAIPPHVQLSELAERVVRRRVEQGIPVEDMMRTYRVSLAVINDRFIELAVDADVSSRESLRCSRLLWSLSDAFMTCVAQEYQRLSVESALLDDQAKADLVQGLLFGTGNHSEMVRACETRGLDPSASFHAIRARVTEPAALAAVCRELQRSGAERGGAAIVSPFRGDAIGLTTRPPHPITGTVVALGPPLPLTELEASFTSAGRVLDAAVLLDYTGVVSVADVSWRVAAINDTEVSRLLHDRYIAPLRERGEFGEQLLQSVRHFLACDRNVAAAAESMFLHKNTLRYRLRKFEELASASLEATDVIVELAWALEIDAAAGHRPDTNRTA; encoded by the coding sequence ATGGAGGCCGGTGAGGTGATCGGGTCAGGCGACGGCAACGGCGGGCACGAGTCCGCCGACGTGCTGGCGCGTCTGATGGCCGACGTCCCCATATTGATCACCCGGACCGAGCACCAGGTCCGCGAGCTGAGCACCTACGACGCACTGTCTGATGCGGAACTGGCCGAGGCCATCCGCAGAAACGTCGACGACGCCGTCACCAGCCTCGAGGCCAATGCCATACCGCCGCACGTTCAACTGTCGGAGCTGGCAGAAAGAGTCGTGCGTCGCCGCGTCGAGCAAGGAATCCCGGTCGAGGACATGATGCGGACCTACCGAGTAAGCCTGGCCGTGATCAATGACCGGTTCATCGAATTGGCCGTCGATGCCGACGTCAGCTCCCGCGAGTCCTTGCGGTGCTCGAGGTTGCTGTGGTCGCTGAGCGACGCGTTCATGACCTGTGTCGCCCAGGAATATCAACGGTTGAGCGTCGAATCGGCGCTACTCGACGACCAGGCCAAAGCAGACCTGGTCCAAGGACTGCTGTTCGGCACTGGCAACCACTCCGAGATGGTCCGCGCCTGCGAGACCCGCGGGTTGGACCCGTCAGCGTCATTTCACGCAATCCGCGCACGGGTCACCGAGCCCGCCGCGTTGGCGGCGGTATGCCGGGAGCTGCAACGAAGCGGGGCAGAGCGCGGCGGCGCGGCGATCGTGTCACCCTTCCGCGGCGACGCGATCGGTCTCACGACGCGCCCGCCCCACCCCATCACCGGCACGGTCGTGGCCCTCGGGCCACCACTGCCGCTGACCGAGCTGGAGGCGTCGTTCACCAGCGCCGGCCGAGTCCTCGACGCCGCGGTACTTCTGGACTACACCGGAGTCGTCAGCGTGGCAGATGTCAGTTGGCGGGTCGCCGCGATCAACGACACCGAAGTCTCCCGACTGCTCCACGACCGATACATAGCCCCTCTGCGCGAGCGCGGCGAGTTCGGAGAACAACTGCTGCAGTCGGTCCGGCACTTCCTCGCCTGCGACCGCAACGTCGCCGCTGCCGCCGAATCAATGTTTCTGCACAAGAACACGCTGCGCTACCGACTCCGAAAATTCGAAGAACTCGCCTCAGCGTCCCTGGAGGCAACCGACGTGATCGTCGAACTAGCGTGGGCCCTCGAAATCGACGCTGCCGCAGGACACCGCCCGGACACCAACCGAACGGCATAG
- a CDS encoding TetR/AcrR family transcriptional regulator C-terminal domain-containing protein produces the protein MQLRRNDVLRGAIELLDAKGLDGLTMRKLGAHLGVQQGGLYWHFTNKLALLEAVAGALVEGVGDDLPPAPWAEQLDILAHRLRSALMAHRDGARVMAGTYTTDQNTLAIARAGIDALCRAGFDRSEAAAALTIIGHYVLGHTIEEQAMFGVDGPEHRRPEPPDGDDDDLDRLFYDTFTSDPATRFAYGIRTIINGLERQLSP, from the coding sequence GTGCAACTGCGACGAAACGATGTCCTTAGGGGCGCAATCGAATTACTCGATGCCAAAGGCCTCGACGGGCTGACGATGCGCAAGCTGGGGGCGCACCTGGGCGTCCAGCAGGGCGGCCTCTACTGGCACTTCACGAACAAGCTGGCACTACTCGAAGCGGTCGCGGGCGCCCTGGTGGAGGGCGTCGGCGACGATTTACCCCCGGCGCCATGGGCCGAGCAACTCGACATCCTGGCCCACCGCCTGCGTTCAGCGCTCATGGCCCATCGCGACGGTGCCCGGGTCATGGCTGGGACCTACACGACCGACCAAAACACCCTGGCCATCGCCAGAGCCGGTATCGACGCACTGTGCCGAGCAGGCTTCGACCGATCCGAAGCGGCAGCCGCCCTGACCATCATCGGACACTACGTACTCGGTCACACCATCGAAGAACAAGCTATGTTCGGCGTCGACGGACCCGAACATCGGCGCCCCGAACCACCCGATGGGGATGACGATGACCTCGATCGACTGTTTTACGACACCTTCACCAGCGACCCGGCCACCAGATTCGCCTACGGCATACGCACCATCATCAACGGACTCGAGCGTCAGCTATCGCCCTAA
- a CDS encoding thiolase family protein, which yields MTRSLMEGGAVVANRVWVAGVGMTPFGIHREHSNYELARWSVREVLSDSGRGVGPQAVDVAFFASTTNGILHDQGMISGEIALREMGIQGVPIYNVENACATGATAFNLAATFIRAGDADVALAVGTEKMHIGDAPRTMALFNQGYDVSRPELLQDTLHQLGGSDDDAGDGNRSIFMDIYAAMARQHMRLYGTTAEQIAAVAAKNHRHAVDNERAHYRKAMTTDEVLSARKLSYPLTVPMCAPVTDGAAAVVLCSDEGLRKLRTAHPVEVLASVIGTGTDRDITTFDGHISQMVSTAAYERAGVAPADIDVAEVHDAAAFAEVLQSEMLGLVPPGEGGPAAARGDTELGGRIPINTSGGLESKGHPIGASGLGQVFELTEQLRGRCGSRQVDGARLALAENGGGFHRGEEAVTSIIILRKQ from the coding sequence GTGACGCGCAGCCTGATGGAAGGTGGCGCAGTAGTGGCGAATCGGGTGTGGGTTGCAGGGGTGGGTATGACGCCGTTCGGCATCCACCGTGAGCACTCGAACTACGAGTTGGCGCGATGGTCGGTGCGCGAGGTACTGAGCGACTCTGGTCGAGGTGTCGGGCCCCAGGCGGTGGACGTCGCGTTCTTCGCGTCGACGACGAATGGCATCTTGCACGATCAGGGCATGATCTCGGGAGAGATTGCGCTGCGGGAGATGGGAATCCAAGGCGTTCCTATCTATAACGTGGAAAACGCCTGCGCCACTGGCGCCACCGCGTTCAACCTCGCTGCGACGTTCATCCGCGCCGGCGACGCCGATGTGGCGTTGGCGGTCGGTACGGAAAAGATGCACATCGGCGACGCGCCCCGAACGATGGCGCTGTTCAACCAGGGTTACGACGTATCGCGACCCGAACTGCTGCAGGACACGCTGCACCAGCTCGGCGGCTCGGACGACGACGCGGGCGATGGCAATCGGTCCATTTTCATGGACATCTATGCCGCGATGGCACGCCAACACATGCGCTTGTACGGCACGACCGCAGAGCAGATCGCCGCCGTGGCGGCCAAAAACCACCGACACGCCGTCGACAACGAGCGGGCGCATTACCGCAAAGCGATGACGACCGACGAGGTTCTCTCGGCACGCAAGTTGTCCTATCCGCTCACAGTCCCGATGTGCGCACCGGTCACCGATGGGGCCGCCGCGGTGGTGCTGTGCAGTGATGAAGGACTCCGCAAGCTACGCACCGCTCATCCCGTCGAGGTCCTCGCATCGGTGATCGGGACCGGAACTGACCGCGACATAACCACATTCGACGGACACATCAGCCAGATGGTTTCCACGGCAGCCTACGAGCGTGCAGGTGTGGCCCCGGCCGACATCGATGTCGCCGAGGTCCACGACGCAGCTGCTTTCGCCGAAGTCCTGCAAAGCGAGATGCTCGGTTTGGTGCCCCCAGGGGAGGGTGGCCCGGCTGCGGCGCGCGGCGACACAGAACTCGGCGGCCGAATCCCGATCAACACCTCCGGTGGCCTGGAGTCCAAGGGCCATCCGATCGGGGCCAGCGGACTCGGTCAGGTATTCGAGCTGACCGAGCAACTGCGCGGCAGGTGCGGGTCCCGACAGGTCGACGGCGCACGGTTGGCGTTGGCGGAGAACGGCGGAGGGTTTCATCGCGGCGAGGAAGCAGTGACCTCGATCATTATTCTCAGAAAGCAGTGA
- a CDS encoding siderophore-interacting protein, with amino-acid sequence MTALTVIDNVEISPSFRRVTVGGEGLVDLDHMGFDQSVRLFFPRDGQRELRMPTVSNDAWLGQFLLQSKSRRPWVRNYTIRQFRPDDLEIDIDFVRHGDAGPASGWAEHARPGDPVGIFDEGITYLPPSDAQWHLLAGEESAVPAVLSILECVPDDLRVEVFLEVPTASDIPEKVSAPESAQIHWVVRDEPTEVPGTRLLREMRGATLPRGKFYTWVAGEHTLPTGLRRHLVNDRGIPKSDITFGGYWRYGKSSPG; translated from the coding sequence ATGACCGCGTTGACGGTCATCGACAACGTCGAGATCAGCCCTAGCTTTCGACGAGTCACCGTGGGCGGCGAGGGTCTGGTCGATCTGGACCACATGGGCTTCGACCAGAGTGTTCGCCTGTTCTTCCCCAGGGACGGACAGCGCGAGTTGCGGATGCCGACGGTGTCGAACGATGCCTGGTTGGGGCAGTTCCTGCTTCAGTCCAAGTCGCGGCGGCCGTGGGTGCGCAACTACACCATCCGACAGTTCAGGCCCGACGACCTCGAGATCGACATCGACTTCGTGCGCCACGGAGACGCCGGCCCGGCATCGGGGTGGGCCGAGCATGCGCGGCCGGGCGATCCGGTGGGGATCTTCGACGAAGGCATCACCTACCTACCGCCGTCAGATGCCCAATGGCATCTGCTGGCCGGGGAGGAAAGTGCGGTGCCGGCAGTCCTGTCGATCCTCGAGTGCGTTCCCGATGATCTGCGTGTCGAGGTGTTCCTCGAAGTGCCCACGGCCTCCGACATCCCGGAGAAGGTGTCGGCCCCGGAGTCCGCACAGATTCACTGGGTCGTCCGTGATGAACCGACCGAGGTGCCCGGGACCCGGCTGCTGCGGGAGATGAGGGGCGCGACCCTGCCTCGAGGAAAGTTCTATACCTGGGTTGCCGGCGAACACACGTTGCCGACAGGACTGCGCCGGCATCTGGTCAACGATCGAGGAATACCTAAGTCCGATATCACCTTCGGCGGATATTGGCGGTACGGCAAGAGCAGCCCGGGCTGA
- a CDS encoding alpha/beta fold hydrolase — MDLLPGVRSATVDTSRLRVHYIESGATDGQPVLLIHGNLSTGRFYEHVMTDIPSHYRVIAPDMRGFGRTERAPIDATRGLSDWADDIVALLDALDITEPPHLVGWSTGGGAIARFVIEGHAAASLTLIDPVAPFGFGGVGLDGSPWYDDYAGSGAGMVNPTFLEHLTAGDRSTDSPFSPRNVMPPTFWGGDPADPSDLSALLLEETFTTWIDENNFPGDIAASDNWPGTAPGTRGILNALSPKYLHWNEIVDLQDKPPILWSHGGEDSIISDASTWDAAVLGAAGLIPGWPGADTCPTQPMVTQIRNVLGEYEQRGGRVVHNWIDGVRHLPIIEARDEWLTAFTAFIQQA, encoded by the coding sequence ATGGATCTACTACCTGGAGTGCGGTCCGCAACCGTCGACACCTCGCGTCTGCGCGTGCACTACATCGAGTCAGGGGCCACCGACGGACAACCGGTCCTGCTGATTCACGGCAATCTCTCGACCGGCCGGTTCTACGAGCACGTGATGACCGACATCCCCTCGCACTACCGGGTCATCGCACCAGACATGCGTGGGTTCGGCCGGACCGAACGCGCACCGATCGACGCGACTCGCGGGCTCTCCGACTGGGCCGATGACATCGTCGCGCTGCTCGACGCCCTCGACATCACCGAGCCCCCGCACCTCGTCGGATGGTCCACAGGCGGCGGCGCGATCGCCCGCTTTGTCATCGAGGGCCACGCGGCCGCGTCGCTGACCCTGATCGATCCGGTAGCGCCCTTCGGATTCGGCGGGGTCGGACTCGACGGGTCGCCCTGGTACGACGACTACGCCGGCAGCGGCGCCGGAATGGTCAACCCCACCTTCCTCGAACACCTCACAGCCGGAGACCGATCAACCGACAGCCCATTCTCCCCGCGCAACGTCATGCCGCCCACATTCTGGGGCGGCGACCCCGCCGACCCCTCAGACCTGTCGGCCCTGTTACTCGAGGAAACGTTCACCACCTGGATCGACGAGAACAACTTCCCCGGCGACATCGCCGCATCCGACAACTGGCCCGGGACCGCACCCGGAACACGCGGCATCTTGAATGCCCTCTCACCCAAATATCTGCACTGGAACGAGATCGTCGACCTGCAGGACAAGCCGCCGATTCTATGGAGCCACGGCGGCGAGGACTCGATCATTTCCGACGCATCGACCTGGGACGCCGCGGTACTCGGAGCGGCCGGCCTCATACCGGGTTGGCCCGGGGCCGACACCTGCCCCACCCAGCCCATGGTCACCCAGATCCGCAACGTCCTTGGCGAATACGAGCAGCGGGGTGGACGGGTAGTACACAACTGGATCGACGGTGTACGCCACCTGCCCATCATCGAAGCCCGCGACGAATGGCTCACCGCGTTCACCGCATTCATCCAACAAGCCTGA
- a CDS encoding fumarylacetoacetate hydrolase family protein codes for MRDDTQCLGAVSKDTVVDLEAARSVLRPQMPSADFQSMIAFFETGSRGLDNGAALVDAALAEGAELVGGNGRPILTGRDDVRLLSPVPRPRRMRDFLTHLEHYRRSFGIEPPAPLQQFPISYNGNHEAILGPGDDIPWPAYSDQLDFELELGFFVSRAGRDISVADAPSYIAGITIFNDVSARDIQSFEMSAQVGPAKGKNFANVIGPAVLTYDEVDLDDLQVTARINGEKWAQGSAVDQSYSFEEVLAWASYGEDTVPGEFIGTGTVGGGCGIELDRWIQPGDVIELEATGIGVLKNQVGARELKTQSAGLPGFSHYPPRFGAN; via the coding sequence ATGCGCGATGACACGCAGTGTCTTGGAGCGGTGTCTAAAGACACCGTTGTCGACCTCGAGGCAGCGCGCAGCGTCCTGCGGCCACAAATGCCAAGCGCCGACTTCCAGTCCATGATCGCCTTCTTCGAAACTGGATCCCGAGGCCTCGATAACGGCGCGGCACTTGTAGATGCGGCGCTGGCCGAAGGCGCCGAGCTCGTCGGCGGAAACGGCCGCCCCATACTGACCGGCAGAGACGATGTGCGACTGCTGTCACCGGTCCCCCGACCTCGGCGTATGCGCGATTTCCTCACCCACCTCGAGCATTACCGGCGATCGTTCGGCATCGAACCTCCCGCGCCGCTGCAGCAGTTTCCGATCAGCTACAACGGCAACCACGAAGCGATCCTCGGTCCCGGCGACGACATTCCGTGGCCGGCATACAGTGACCAACTCGACTTCGAACTCGAACTGGGCTTCTTCGTTTCCCGCGCAGGACGCGACATCTCCGTTGCCGACGCTCCGTCATACATCGCCGGCATCACCATCTTCAACGACGTCAGCGCACGAGACATCCAATCGTTCGAGATGTCCGCCCAAGTGGGTCCGGCGAAGGGAAAAAACTTCGCCAACGTGATCGGCCCCGCCGTCTTGACCTACGACGAAGTCGATCTCGATGACCTACAGGTCACCGCACGCATCAACGGCGAAAAGTGGGCCCAGGGGTCCGCAGTAGATCAGTCCTACTCGTTCGAAGAGGTACTCGCCTGGGCCAGCTACGGCGAAGACACAGTGCCCGGAGAATTCATCGGCACCGGCACCGTCGGCGGCGGCTGCGGAATCGAGCTCGACCGGTGGATCCAACCCGGCGACGTCATCGAACTCGAAGCCACCGGGATCGGGGTGCTCAAGAACCAGGTCGGCGCGAGAGAACTCAAAACGCAGTCAGCGGGCCTGCCCGGGTTCTCGCACTACCCACCACGATTCGGCGCCAATTAG